The proteins below are encoded in one region of Thermococcus sp. 21S7:
- a CDS encoding DUF2079 domain-containing protein, whose product METRKLKIRLSTYDITAACITLAYITLLVKLSFEKFSGFRYSSLDLGIFTQSMSGFLHGRPLFNTVEWQFHGAPNHFGVHFQPIMFLLVPMFYLFPSPKTLLAVQSLALGASVFLAYHLARKLTDEKTAIVLTVLYALNSSLIGINLFEFHPVALAVPLFILATIFLVEDRKGAFALTAIFILSAKEDAFIGVASLSLWWAFREGLSLKNARRNRSLLVMAAVSVLYGLIVIFFVIPHFGNDYLYGGLYSHPSIGSRKILYFLLFNLTFGLLPLLLPRNALLLTLPWLESLLASRPSQTAFGFHYPYMLVPLSFTAAVSALRELELRRILSVLVVVGLMASMATMPVAEKPPRTQNPLIHYSVLEPIPGAEPARPVIQMLMGSNLSVYTQPNFYPALALKENVYVYPNGIRPDAVLVDVRTYQGRLYLGRVMRTVREKYRLVYSREGVRLYVREGLNVSVSGRVPPEP is encoded by the coding sequence ATGGAAACTAGAAAACTCAAGATTAGATTATCGACATACGATATTACCGCGGCTTGCATAACGTTAGCATACATAACACTTTTAGTAAAGCTAAGCTTTGAAAAGTTTTCAGGATTTCGCTACTCCAGCCTTGACTTGGGAATATTCACGCAATCCATGTCCGGCTTCCTCCACGGAAGGCCGCTTTTCAACACGGTCGAATGGCAGTTCCACGGGGCCCCCAACCACTTCGGAGTTCACTTCCAGCCGATAATGTTCCTACTCGTCCCAATGTTCTATCTGTTTCCATCGCCGAAGACGCTCCTAGCGGTTCAGAGCCTTGCCCTTGGAGCCTCCGTTTTCCTTGCATACCACCTCGCCAGAAAGCTTACCGATGAGAAAACGGCCATCGTTTTGACGGTTCTCTACGCCCTTAACTCGTCTCTCATCGGCATAAACCTCTTCGAATTTCACCCGGTAGCACTCGCGGTTCCACTGTTTATCCTCGCCACCATCTTTCTTGTTGAGGATAGAAAAGGCGCCTTCGCCCTCACCGCCATTTTCATCCTTTCGGCCAAGGAGGATGCTTTCATCGGAGTGGCATCGCTGTCGCTCTGGTGGGCGTTCAGGGAGGGGCTTTCTCTTAAAAATGCGAGAAGAAACCGGTCTCTCCTCGTAATGGCTGCCGTTTCAGTGCTCTACGGGCTGATCGTTATTTTCTTCGTGATTCCCCACTTTGGCAACGACTACCTATACGGGGGCCTGTACTCACACCCATCAATTGGAAGCAGGAAGATCCTCTACTTCCTCCTGTTCAATCTGACGTTTGGTCTTCTTCCGCTTTTACTGCCCCGAAACGCACTCCTGCTGACACTCCCGTGGCTCGAAAGTCTCCTCGCCTCCCGACCCAGCCAGACGGCATTTGGATTCCACTATCCGTATATGCTCGTCCCCCTGTCATTCACCGCTGCAGTTTCCGCACTGCGGGAGCTGGAACTCAGGAGGATTCTCTCGGTTCTGGTGGTCGTTGGGCTGATGGCCTCAATGGCAACGATGCCCGTGGCCGAAAAGCCCCCAAGAACCCAGAATCCCCTGATTCACTATTCGGTTCTCGAACCCATTCCCGGCGCTGAACCGGCGCGGCCCGTCATCCAGATGCTCATGGGAAGCAACCTCTCCGTTTACACCCAGCCAAACTTCTATCCGGCGCTCGCCCTGAAGGAAAACGTGTACGTCTACCCCAACGGAATCAGGCCGGATGCGGTTCTCGTTGACGTTAGAACGTACCAGGGAAGGCTTTACCTAGGGAGAGTGATGAGGACGGTTAGGGAAAAGTACCGTCTCGTCTACTCCAGGGAGGGCGTGAGGCTGTACGTTAGGGAGGGGTTGAACGTCTCAGTTTCTGGGCGGGTGCCCCCGGAACCCTAA
- a CDS encoding ABC transporter permease, producing the protein MRAQIRWELGDPYNLIVFIFGFIMLGITFFSSLTGNDVVFMVTGPDGIIVSESAKTLGLTLPRLGTEEYTIFALTGALLVSLMVRYDRDTRVAKSVYSLPVRNHSVVLSKALSAMVLLLLASILPAFLAFIYIHGDVPDLIGRALFDEGFLAGYLLYWAMMVLYVVSLSALVAMLSPNTFASLLGSITLLYVPLVLKLRSLPPAVIDDAFFKAYTTQFYPSDRIAAFLDGSFHMGLLLPAVMLGVALILSEWRDVS; encoded by the coding sequence ATGAGGGCCCAGATAAGGTGGGAGCTTGGGGACCCCTACAACCTCATCGTCTTCATCTTTGGATTCATCATGCTCGGCATTACCTTCTTTTCCAGCCTGACTGGCAACGACGTGGTCTTCATGGTAACCGGGCCGGACGGGATAATCGTCTCCGAATCGGCCAAGACCCTCGGTCTCACGCTCCCGAGGCTGGGAACCGAGGAGTATACGATATTCGCGCTCACCGGTGCCCTGCTTGTCTCCCTGATGGTAAGATACGATAGGGATACGAGGGTTGCCAAGAGCGTCTACAGCCTGCCCGTCAGGAACCACTCGGTGGTACTCTCTAAGGCGCTCTCCGCGATGGTACTGCTCCTCCTCGCCTCAATCCTGCCTGCGTTCCTGGCTTTCATCTACATTCACGGTGATGTACCGGACCTCATCGGAAGGGCACTCTTCGACGAGGGCTTTTTAGCAGGTTATCTTCTCTACTGGGCCATGATGGTGCTCTACGTGGTGTCCCTTTCCGCCCTGGTGGCGATGCTTTCACCCAACACCTTCGCCTCCCTCCTCGGGAGCATCACGCTCCTCTACGTCCCCCTCGTGCTCAAACTGAGGAGCCTTCCCCCAGCGGTGATTGACGACGCGTTCTTCAAGGCCTACACCACCCAGTTTTACCCCTCCGACAGGATAGCGGCGTTCCTTGACGGTTCCTTCCACATGGGGCTCCTCCTTCCGGCGGTGATGCTCGGCGTGGCCCTTATACTCAGCGAGTGGAGGGACGTCTCATGA
- a CDS encoding PEGA domain-containing protein: protein MRWKAIFLAFLVAGLLVPPAYSAEESAMERPGYLFVEAPSGLVADIVGVGSYATPVGLVLKPGNYTIRIIGNVTVVAQVSVMTETATIIRVNPSEIAEAVSGEGIVSIRAIFNESANYSQEKLNPPFNPFAFPGGCGSNSGYLNVSNPYPMGLAVRGRDEVYITLNGTFMHIGNDDGKPCIFYVEVYPGGSERQESVKNATYLVSWARLEITSVPEGLTFYINGGHNRYVFYTPMGLYVPALPHDVYNATAIGYYGTIRIPVIHRLDTHTVGVAENHYLIESVVKVAPNETYHINVDMEKAKSALTVERKAVRAVPLEVNSEPGNASIVVTDGVLRAFAVTPVTLFLPSGNYTVIASRGNLSAKESVVLTEGASVFLKLSPANATLNVVTYPNNASVLLNGKEVEAKNLTLSPGRYNITVKAPGYLTKSLEVILTPNESKTVEISLEKKSAGQDPEIVISPPSSGADDIQSGEKAKADENGVPGKTQTLPISPTNDVPGQAGRDNGSLWVKMGILAGVVAAVYLALRLRR, encoded by the coding sequence GTGAGATGGAAGGCCATTTTCCTGGCATTTTTGGTGGCCGGTCTGCTCGTTCCCCCCGCGTATTCGGCCGAAGAAAGCGCGATGGAGAGGCCCGGCTACCTGTTCGTTGAGGCGCCCAGTGGCCTGGTAGCTGATATAGTAGGAGTGGGCTCTTACGCCACTCCCGTTGGCCTGGTGCTCAAACCGGGGAACTACACCATCAGGATAATCGGAAACGTCACGGTGGTTGCCCAGGTTTCAGTGATGACCGAAACAGCCACAATAATTCGTGTAAACCCCAGTGAGATTGCGGAGGCAGTTTCCGGGGAGGGAATCGTGTCCATAAGGGCAATCTTCAACGAGAGCGCCAACTACAGCCAGGAGAAGCTCAACCCGCCCTTCAATCCGTTTGCGTTCCCAGGTGGGTGTGGAAGCAACTCCGGGTATCTCAACGTATCGAACCCCTATCCAATGGGCCTCGCAGTGCGGGGAAGGGACGAGGTGTACATAACCCTCAATGGAACCTTCATGCACATTGGAAACGATGACGGGAAACCCTGTATTTTCTACGTCGAAGTGTACCCCGGGGGAAGCGAACGACAAGAAAGTGTTAAAAATGCCACCTACCTCGTCTCCTGGGCGCGACTGGAGATAACCTCCGTTCCCGAGGGCCTAACGTTCTACATCAACGGGGGCCACAATAGGTACGTCTTCTATACTCCTATGGGCCTCTACGTCCCGGCACTCCCCCACGACGTCTACAACGCCACCGCCATCGGTTACTACGGAACGATACGGATTCCGGTAATTCACAGGCTCGACACCCATACGGTGGGGGTAGCTGAGAACCACTACCTGATCGAAAGCGTCGTGAAGGTTGCCCCCAACGAGACGTACCACATCAACGTGGACATGGAAAAGGCAAAGTCTGCGCTGACGGTGGAAAGAAAGGCGGTGAGAGCTGTTCCCCTTGAGGTCAATTCCGAGCCGGGCAACGCTTCCATCGTGGTTACCGACGGGGTTCTAAGGGCCTTCGCCGTCACGCCCGTCACGCTGTTCCTTCCATCCGGGAACTACACGGTCATAGCTTCGAGGGGCAATCTCTCGGCTAAAGAATCAGTGGTTCTTACGGAGGGTGCAAGTGTTTTCCTGAAGCTCTCCCCTGCCAACGCGACCCTCAACGTCGTGACGTATCCGAACAACGCGTCGGTGCTCCTGAACGGCAAGGAGGTCGAAGCCAAAAACCTCACCCTCAGCCCCGGACGCTACAACATAACCGTGAAGGCTCCCGGCTACCTCACGAAGAGCCTGGAGGTAATCCTGACCCCAAACGAGTCAAAGACCGTTGAGATAAGCCTGGAGAAGAAGTCCGCAGGACAGGATCCAGAAATCGTCATCTCACCCCCTTCGAGTGGAGCGGACGACATACAATCGGGGGAGAAGGCAAAGGCCGACGAAAACGGCGTTCCCGGTAAAACTCAAACCCTCCCAATATCACCCACCAATGACGTCCCCGGTCAAGCAGGAAGGGACAACGGCTCCCTGTGGGTCAAGATGGGTATCCTGGCCGGGGTTGTCGCGGCCGTTTACCTGGCCCTGAGACTGAGGAGGTGA
- a CDS encoding class I SAM-dependent methyltransferase, with translation MERGVTAMSFRKKYAKLGERYERIDGPLERFFDPLRRKAARYVTGRVLEIGVGTGFMLPYYPKDIELHAIDAVPEMVKVAERRARKLGLNARFYVMDAENLEFPDGSFDTVVSTFVFCTVPIPERAMEEIRRVLKPGGRAIFLEHTRSDCRLLNWLFLRPLDVLLGLLLEDNTLRETHELVRRHLEVDHEESHYRGIVRFIVARKPGT, from the coding sequence ATGGAGCGGGGAGTTACGGCCATGAGCTTCCGGAAGAAGTACGCCAAGCTGGGCGAGAGGTACGAGAGGATAGACGGCCCCCTGGAGAGGTTCTTCGACCCGCTGAGGAGGAAGGCGGCTCGCTACGTCACGGGCAGGGTTCTCGAAATCGGCGTCGGCACGGGGTTCATGCTTCCCTACTATCCCAAGGACATAGAACTCCACGCAATAGATGCCGTTCCAGAGATGGTGAAAGTGGCGGAGAGAAGGGCCAGAAAACTTGGCCTGAACGCCCGCTTTTACGTTATGGACGCCGAGAACCTGGAGTTTCCAGACGGGAGCTTTGACACCGTTGTGAGCACCTTCGTCTTCTGCACCGTTCCCATCCCTGAGAGGGCAATGGAGGAAATCCGCCGCGTCCTTAAGCCCGGCGGAAGGGCGATCTTCCTGGAGCACACACGGAGCGACTGCAGACTTTTGAACTGGCTGTTTCTCAGGCCCCTCGACGTTCTCCTCGGTCTTCTGCTTGAGGACAACACGCTGAGGGAAACACACGAACTCGTGAGGAGACACCTAGAGGTCGATCACGAGGAAAGCCACTACCGTGGGATAGTGAGGTTCATCGTTGCCAGGAAACCCGGGACGTGA
- a CDS encoding DUF835 domain-containing protein: MSVVVDWGYFVRDLLVLVFSVAIIAVLLEMGAKIRRNLGFSGFIRAFNVLIAAFFLVGVAQIIGVLLRTVVLNNDPTYLAVRSVLLLIGALLLFLSSVMIYLPFARGRYMIVPIAVEPVDSLNYGGYWGSQEKCESTFVNLVRRYRLPGLAVSRDPPEVFRKKLGLKIIPVIWVSKVPHGEAVTPTRLSYLLDKLRRFLESADMDKVIFIDCVEYLILENGEEAVLKFLTTLKDISVLNRGIIIVTLDREALSGRIFNILSSELLPVENLEEQLKHDKK, translated from the coding sequence ATGTCGGTGGTTGTGGACTGGGGTTATTTCGTCCGTGATCTTCTGGTCTTGGTGTTCTCGGTAGCTATAATTGCAGTCCTTCTGGAGATGGGCGCTAAAATTCGAAGGAACCTCGGATTCAGTGGGTTTATACGTGCCTTTAACGTTCTCATAGCGGCGTTTTTTCTGGTTGGAGTTGCTCAGATTATTGGAGTTCTACTGAGAACCGTCGTGCTCAACAACGACCCCACGTACTTGGCTGTCCGGTCGGTTCTGCTGCTGATTGGGGCGCTGCTCCTGTTTTTGTCCTCAGTTATGATATACCTACCGTTTGCACGGGGGAGATACATGATAGTCCCCATAGCGGTGGAGCCGGTGGATTCACTGAACTACGGTGGGTACTGGGGATCTCAGGAAAAATGTGAAAGCACCTTCGTTAATCTCGTCCGCAGGTATCGCCTTCCGGGGCTTGCTGTTAGCAGAGATCCGCCGGAGGTGTTTAGGAAAAAACTGGGGCTGAAGATAATCCCCGTCATCTGGGTTTCGAAGGTCCCCCATGGGGAGGCGGTTACACCAACGAGGCTCTCGTATCTTCTCGACAAACTCCGCAGATTCCTCGAAAGTGCGGACATGGATAAGGTCATATTCATCGACTGTGTGGAGTACCTGATCCTTGAGAACGGTGAGGAGGCGGTTCTCAAGTTCCTGACCACCCTCAAGGATATCTCCGTCCTGAACAGGGGGATAATTATAGTCACCCTCGACCGGGAAGCGCTGAGTGGAAGGATATTCAATATACTGTCCTCCGAACTTCTGCCCGTGGAGAATCTTGAGGAGCAACTGAAGCACGATAAGAAATGA
- the lrpA gene encoding HTH-type transcriptional regulator LrpA yields the protein MLDERDRIIIEMLTKDARTPFTEIAKVLGISETAVRKRVKALEEAGVIRQYTVVVDPSKLGYNLVSLTGVDTLPEKIFDVASKLKEFDFVRSVYLTSGDHMIMTEVWAKDGEDLSDIISNKIGKIEGVTKVCPAIILEKLK from the coding sequence ATGCTTGATGAAAGGGACAGGATTATAATCGAGATGCTCACCAAGGATGCCCGCACCCCGTTCACGGAGATAGCCAAGGTTCTTGGCATCAGCGAGACGGCCGTCAGGAAGCGGGTTAAGGCCCTGGAGGAGGCGGGCGTCATAAGGCAGTACACCGTCGTCGTTGACCCCTCAAAGCTCGGGTACAACCTCGTCAGCCTGACGGGCGTTGATACGCTTCCCGAGAAGATATTCGACGTTGCGAGCAAGTTAAAGGAGTTTGACTTCGTCAGGAGCGTCTACCTCACCAGCGGCGACCACATGATAATGACAGAGGTCTGGGCCAAGGACGGGGAGGACCTCTCCGACATAATATCCAACAAGATAGGCAAGATAGAGGGCGTTACCAAAGTTTGCCCGGCAATAATCCTTGAAAAGCTAAAGTAA
- the rlmD gene encoding 23S rRNA (uracil(1939)-C(5))-methyltransferase RlmD: MRGIVERLDLEGLGVVRMGRKEIHVPFTAPGDVVEVRRWRRKKRTLIATDFDVVESSPNRTEPGCPYFGTCGGCLLQHLPYAEQVRFKSDKLSKILGFDVEVVPSPKIYGHRNRIDVVISTAGIGFRRRGTWWDAVDIEWCPVFGQSSGKVLRSLREFIEDHAPSLYEIRKNEGFLRYIVIRKGKFTGELMVNLVTSEGELPGEFPEYFDYATSVYWSINRTPSDVSHGEIARFWGSEFIRERLDDVTYLIHPNSFFQTNSYQAVALVETVAGLVDGGRVLDLYSGVGTFGVYLAKRGFDVEGIEVNPFAVEMANRNAELNGVEATFLVGQDKDVENLSEYGTIIVDPPRAGLHPKLIKKILKDKPQSIVYVSCNPKTLRSNLDALSDRYAVESAVGLDMFPHTPHVETVVKLKLKV; the protein is encoded by the coding sequence ATGCGGGGAATCGTCGAAAGACTTGACCTGGAAGGTCTAGGCGTTGTGAGGATGGGGAGAAAAGAGATTCACGTTCCGTTCACCGCGCCGGGTGACGTTGTGGAAGTTAGGAGATGGCGGAGGAAAAAGAGAACGCTTATAGCCACTGATTTTGACGTGGTGGAGTCCTCTCCAAACCGGACCGAGCCTGGATGCCCCTACTTCGGAACGTGCGGTGGCTGCCTTCTTCAGCACCTCCCCTATGCGGAGCAGGTTAGGTTTAAATCCGACAAATTATCCAAGATTTTGGGCTTTGACGTCGAGGTTGTTCCGTCTCCTAAGATATACGGTCACAGAAATCGCATCGATGTTGTCATTTCGACGGCAGGAATCGGCTTCAGAAGGCGCGGCACATGGTGGGACGCGGTTGACATCGAGTGGTGCCCAGTCTTCGGCCAGTCCAGCGGGAAGGTCCTCCGCTCCCTTAGGGAGTTCATAGAAGACCACGCCCCGAGTCTGTACGAGATAAGAAAGAACGAAGGTTTTCTGCGCTACATCGTCATCCGCAAGGGCAAGTTCACGGGCGAGCTGATGGTGAACCTCGTCACCTCGGAGGGTGAGCTTCCGGGCGAGTTTCCGGAATACTTCGACTACGCGACCTCTGTGTACTGGAGCATCAACAGAACCCCCAGCGACGTCTCCCACGGCGAGATAGCGCGCTTCTGGGGGAGTGAGTTCATAAGGGAGAGGCTCGACGACGTGACCTACCTGATACATCCCAACAGCTTCTTCCAGACGAACAGCTACCAGGCCGTAGCGCTGGTTGAGACGGTGGCGGGGCTGGTCGATGGCGGGAGGGTCCTCGACCTGTACTCCGGTGTTGGGACCTTTGGGGTATACCTGGCCAAGAGGGGTTTCGACGTGGAGGGAATCGAGGTTAACCCCTTCGCGGTGGAGATGGCGAACAGAAACGCTGAACTGAACGGTGTTGAGGCGACCTTCTTGGTCGGGCAGGACAAGGACGTCGAAAACCTTTCGGAATACGGGACGATAATCGTTGATCCGCCAAGGGCAGGGCTGCACCCCAAACTGATAAAGAAAATCTTAAAAGACAAACCTCAAAGCATCGTCTACGTCTCCTGCAATCCAAAGACCCTTAGGAGCAATCTTGATGCCCTATCCGATAGATACGCGGTAGAGAGTGCCGTTGGGCTTGACATGTTCCCACACACGCCTCACGTGGAGACGGTTGTCAAACTTAAACTCAAGGTTTAA
- a CDS encoding helix-turn-helix transcriptional regulator: MFGSRKDVVYKILATKKRAVALQTLSAELETPMPAVLKTVKQLESDGLVEVFYGQKKASIMVRAKTMEDYI, from the coding sequence ATGTTCGGCAGTCGTAAGGATGTTGTTTACAAAATCCTGGCTACCAAAAAGAGGGCCGTGGCGCTTCAGACGCTGAGCGCCGAGCTTGAAACCCCGATGCCCGCGGTTCTCAAAACAGTCAAGCAGCTTGAATCCGACGGCCTGGTGGAGGTCTTCTACGGCCAGAAGAAGGCTTCAATAATGGTCAGGGCAAAGACCATGGAGGATTACATCTGA